A section of the Gloeobacter violaceus PCC 7421 genome encodes:
- a CDS encoding VOC family protein, which translates to MHHVSIRTADIFRAMAFYELLGFTVEVRFTTGMTLACWLTGPLGRIELIQIPEPKPAPESWFDEHYTGYYHTSFEVEDVPALVERLQQAGVPVLLEPRPQQIGDRTFTVAFVVDPDGLPIELLAPASSATV; encoded by the coding sequence ATGCACCACGTCTCGATCCGCACCGCCGACATTTTTCGCGCGATGGCCTTTTACGAACTCCTCGGTTTCACCGTCGAGGTGCGCTTCACCACCGGCATGACCCTCGCCTGTTGGCTGACAGGCCCCCTGGGCCGCATCGAACTGATTCAAATTCCCGAACCCAAACCCGCCCCCGAAAGCTGGTTCGACGAGCACTACACCGGTTACTACCACACTTCATTTGAAGTCGAGGATGTACCCGCGCTCGTGGAGCGCCTGCAACAGGCGGGCGTCCCGGTCCTGCTCGAACCCCGCCCGCAGCAGATTGGCGATCGGACCTTCACAGTTGCCTTTGTAGTAGACCCCGACGGCCTGCCCATCGAACTGCTCGCCCCAGCCTCATCGGCCACAGTTTAA
- a CDS encoding phytoene/squalene synthase family protein, translating into MQGTHGATGGQKSALLFCNAILPRVSRTFAISIRFLPGRLGRAVLTAYLLCRIADTIEDDPAASAGEKVRLLGEFMAGFDEVETARKFPTLAQSVSGEAAHVELVHHTDLVFELFEGVPAPSRQIVKRWVGEMVEGMQKFVALYPHGIRIQTLEEYNEYCYYVAGTVGHLLTDLWHAHAPSVDRAKYTALLEHCEAFGEALQTVNILKDIAWDAEHENSIYVPEQSLREHGSSQQTLLSPHCLEQNRAAIASLVALAWADLDAALVYLLAIPRRAVPIRLFCILPLLFAYATLREITRSTAMLTSGGTVKISREEVKALMVAGVATILSNRGIERLVARVRADTYGLGWGGSPPCPPLGKGGS; encoded by the coding sequence ATGCAAGGTACCCATGGGGCAACCGGGGGTCAAAAATCTGCTTTGCTGTTTTGCAACGCAATTCTTCCCCGAGTCTCCAGGACTTTCGCGATTAGCATCCGCTTTTTACCGGGTCGACTGGGCAGGGCTGTCCTCACCGCTTACTTGCTGTGCCGGATAGCCGACACGATCGAAGACGATCCGGCGGCGAGCGCGGGCGAGAAGGTGCGGCTTTTGGGCGAATTTATGGCGGGTTTTGACGAGGTTGAGACAGCCAGGAAGTTTCCGACTCTGGCGCAATCGGTGAGCGGCGAGGCGGCCCACGTCGAGCTGGTCCACCACACCGATTTGGTCTTCGAGTTGTTCGAGGGCGTACCCGCTCCTTCGCGCCAAATCGTCAAGCGCTGGGTGGGCGAGATGGTCGAAGGGATGCAGAAGTTTGTCGCCCTTTATCCCCACGGCATCCGCATCCAGACGCTCGAAGAATACAACGAATACTGCTATTACGTCGCAGGAACGGTAGGGCATCTGCTCACCGACCTGTGGCATGCCCACGCCCCAAGCGTCGATCGGGCCAAGTACACGGCTCTGCTCGAGCATTGCGAGGCCTTCGGCGAGGCGCTCCAGACGGTCAATATTCTCAAGGACATCGCCTGGGACGCCGAGCACGAAAATTCGATCTATGTGCCTGAGCAATCGCTGCGCGAGCACGGCAGCAGCCAGCAGACCCTGCTCAGCCCGCACTGTCTTGAGCAGAACCGGGCGGCAATCGCCTCGCTGGTGGCGCTGGCCTGGGCGGATCTCGACGCCGCCCTCGTCTATTTGCTTGCCATCCCCCGGCGGGCCGTGCCGATTCGTCTGTTCTGCATCCTGCCGTTGCTGTTCGCCTACGCCACGCTGCGCGAGATTACCCGCTCGACGGCGATGCTCACCAGCGGCGGCACCGTCAAAATCTCGCGCGAAGAGGTCAAAGCGCTGATGGTGGCCGGAGTGGCCACCATCTTGAGCAATCGCGGGATTGAGCGGCTGGTTGCGCGGGTGCGCGCCGACACTTATGGGCTGGGGTGGGGGGGATCCCCCCCCTGCCCCCCCCTTGGGAAGGGGGGGTCGTGA
- the shc gene encoding squalene--hopene cyclase has translation MQVQPRIEKKHLDSAIEASQAYLLARQYSPGYWWAELESNVSMTAEVVLLHKIWRTDTGRPLAKATAHLLAEQRAHGGWELFYGDGGDLNTSIEAYMALKLLGLTADHPALARARAFILAKGGISRARIFTKIHLALIGCYDWRGVPSIPPWVMLLPEAFPVNIYEMSSWARGSTVPLLIVFDRKPVFAVEPAITLDELFVEGRAQARFDLPRSSSDWWANLFVDLDWGFKLAESLGAVPLREEGLKAAERWVLERQEATGDWGGIIPAMLNSLLALRCLDYDPHDPVVERGMAAVDRFAIETESTYRLQPCVSPVWDTALTMRALVDSGLPPDHPALAAAGTWLLKKQILDYGDWAVKNRTGPPGGWAFEFDNRFYPDVDDTAVVVMALDAVRLADETAKGQAIARAVCWVASMQCRGGGWAAFDIDNDAHWLNSLPYADLKAMIDPNTADVTARVLEMYGRCRLIPAAAGAQRALDYLRRTQEPEGCWFGRWGVNYLYGTSGVLSALAAFAPAERTAIERAAAWLRGCQNTDGGWGETCGSYVDRTLMGQGPSTASQTAWALLGLIDASRVARFSDSSALERGLAYLVETQKADGSWDEPYFTGTGFPGHFYLKYHLYQQHFPLSALGRYRRLLS, from the coding sequence ATGCAAGTCCAACCGCGCATCGAAAAAAAGCACCTAGATAGTGCGATCGAAGCGAGCCAGGCGTACCTGTTGGCTCGGCAGTACTCCCCGGGCTACTGGTGGGCCGAACTGGAGTCGAACGTGTCGATGACCGCCGAGGTGGTCCTCCTGCACAAAATCTGGCGCACGGACACCGGCCGTCCCCTCGCCAAGGCGACCGCCCACCTGCTCGCTGAGCAGCGCGCCCACGGCGGTTGGGAGCTGTTCTACGGCGACGGCGGCGATCTGAACACATCGATCGAGGCGTACATGGCCCTGAAGCTGCTGGGCCTCACCGCCGATCACCCCGCCCTGGCGCGCGCCCGCGCATTTATCCTCGCCAAAGGCGGCATCAGCCGCGCGCGCATCTTCACCAAGATCCATCTGGCGCTCATCGGCTGCTACGACTGGCGCGGCGTCCCGTCGATTCCGCCCTGGGTGATGCTGCTACCTGAGGCCTTTCCGGTCAATATCTACGAGATGTCCAGTTGGGCGCGCGGCAGCACGGTACCGCTGCTGATCGTCTTCGACCGCAAGCCGGTCTTTGCCGTCGAGCCGGCCATTACCCTCGACGAGCTATTTGTCGAAGGACGCGCCCAGGCCCGCTTCGATCTGCCCCGCAGTTCGAGCGACTGGTGGGCGAATCTGTTTGTCGATCTCGACTGGGGCTTCAAGCTCGCCGAGAGCCTGGGGGCGGTTCCCCTGCGCGAAGAAGGGCTGAAAGCCGCCGAGCGCTGGGTGCTCGAGCGCCAGGAGGCGACCGGTGATTGGGGTGGGATCATCCCGGCGATGCTCAATTCGCTGCTGGCGCTGCGCTGCCTCGATTACGATCCCCACGACCCGGTGGTCGAGCGGGGAATGGCCGCGGTCGATCGCTTCGCCATCGAGACCGAAAGCACCTATCGCCTGCAGCCGTGCGTCTCCCCCGTCTGGGACACAGCCCTGACCATGCGCGCCCTGGTCGATTCGGGATTGCCCCCGGATCACCCGGCCCTCGCGGCGGCCGGCACCTGGCTGCTGAAGAAGCAGATCCTCGACTACGGCGATTGGGCGGTCAAAAACCGGACCGGTCCGCCCGGCGGCTGGGCTTTCGAGTTCGACAACCGCTTCTACCCGGATGTGGACGACACGGCCGTCGTGGTGATGGCCCTCGACGCCGTGCGGCTGGCCGACGAGACCGCCAAGGGCCAGGCGATCGCCCGGGCGGTGTGCTGGGTGGCCTCGATGCAGTGCCGGGGCGGGGGCTGGGCGGCCTTCGATATCGACAACGACGCCCACTGGCTCAACAGCCTTCCTTACGCCGATCTCAAGGCGATGATCGACCCGAACACCGCCGATGTCACCGCCCGCGTCCTCGAGATGTACGGCCGCTGCCGCCTGATTCCCGCGGCCGCCGGTGCCCAGCGCGCCCTCGATTATCTGCGGCGCACCCAGGAGCCGGAGGGCTGCTGGTTCGGCCGCTGGGGGGTGAATTATCTCTATGGCACCAGCGGCGTGCTCTCGGCCCTGGCCGCTTTCGCCCCGGCCGAACGCACGGCCATCGAGCGCGCTGCCGCCTGGCTGCGGGGTTGCCAGAACACCGACGGCGGTTGGGGGGAAACCTGCGGGAGTTATGTCGATCGCACTTTGATGGGCCAGGGACCGAGCACCGCTTCCCAGACTGCCTGGGCGTTGCTCGGCCTCATCGACGCGAGCCGGGTGGCCCGCTTCAGCGACAGCAGCGCCCTCGAACGCGGCCTTGCCTATCTGGTGGAAACCCAAAAAGCGGACGGCAGCTGGGACGAGCCCTACTTCACCGGCACCGGTTTTCCGGGGCATTTTTACCTGAAGTATCACCTCTATCAGCAGCACTTTCCCCTGAGTGCCCTCGGCCGCTACCGCCGCCTGCTCAGTTAA